A part of Bosea sp. (in: a-proteobacteria) genomic DNA contains:
- a CDS encoding ABC transporter ATP-binding protein — protein sequence MTAPVIEVTDLKTHFITRAGTVKSVDGISFHVNKGEVLGLVGESGSGKSVTGFSIMGLIDPPGMIVGGSIRLHGQELVGLDDEAMRKIRGRDVAMIFQDPMMTLNPVLRIDTQMMEAITAHEKVSEKAARARARDALARVGIPSPDERLSAYPHQFSGGMRQRVAIAIALLNSPSLIVCDEPTTALDVTIQSQILAEMQQLCAETGTALIWITHDLTVIAGLAQRVAVMYAGRIVETGPVDALLDAPIHPYTQGLLGSLPSAGTPGQPLVQIPGATPSLARLPQGCAFAPRCRYASEICRAAAPESLHHGAAREARCHHPLDAPKAAA from the coding sequence ATGACCGCGCCCGTCATCGAGGTCACCGATCTCAAGACCCATTTCATCACCCGCGCCGGCACCGTGAAGTCGGTCGACGGCATCTCGTTTCATGTGAACAAGGGCGAAGTGCTCGGCCTTGTCGGCGAGTCAGGCTCCGGCAAGTCCGTCACCGGCTTCTCCATCATGGGGCTGATCGACCCTCCCGGCATGATCGTCGGCGGCTCGATCAGGCTCCATGGCCAGGAACTGGTCGGTCTCGATGACGAGGCCATGCGCAAGATCCGGGGCCGCGACGTGGCCATGATCTTCCAGGACCCGATGATGACGCTCAACCCGGTCCTGCGCATCGACACGCAGATGATGGAGGCCATAACAGCCCACGAGAAGGTCTCGGAAAAGGCGGCGCGCGCCCGCGCGCGCGATGCGCTGGCCCGCGTCGGCATCCCCTCGCCGGATGAGCGCCTCAGCGCCTATCCGCACCAGTTCTCCGGCGGCATGCGCCAGCGCGTCGCCATCGCCATCGCGCTTCTCAACTCGCCATCGCTGATCGTCTGCGACGAGCCCACGACGGCGCTCGATGTCACCATCCAGAGCCAGATCCTCGCCGAAATGCAGCAGCTTTGCGCCGAGACGGGCACCGCGCTCATCTGGATCACCCATGACCTCACCGTCATCGCAGGCCTCGCCCAGCGCGTGGCCGTGATGTATGCCGGACGCATCGTGGAGACAGGCCCGGTCGACGCTTTGCTCGACGCGCCAATCCATCCCTACACGCAGGGTCTTCTGGGCTCGCTGCCATCCGCCGGCACGCCCGGCCAGCCGCTGGTCCAGATTCCGGGCGCGACGCCCTCGCTCGCGCGGTTGCCGCAGGGCTGCGCGTTCGCTCCGCGCTGCCGCTACGCCAGCGAAATCTGCCGCGCGGCGGCTCCCGAGAGCCTGCACCATGGCGCGGCCCGCGAAGCCCGCTGCCACCACCCCCTCGATGCGCCGAAGGCAGCCGCGTGA
- a CDS encoding ATP-binding cassette domain-containing protein, producing MQAPIIELRDVSKRFVKPLDAAARLANLMGASNREQVVHAVDGVDLAVREGEVVGLVGESGCGKSTLGRVVAGIHAPSSGELVWEGRPVSALDGAGKKAATLAVQMIFQDPMSSLNPRLRVTDIVGEAPVFHGLVTRAEQEGYVEAMLERVGLDPTYRRRYPHQFSGGQRARIGIARALAVNPRFLVCDESVAALDVSIQAQVLNLFMKLRQDLKLTYLFISHDLSVVRHLSDKVVIMYLGRVVEAASAADLFRGPNHPYAQALLANVPTLASRHKRFAPLKGEIPSPLNPPAGCHFHPRCPMAGARCSAERPALREIAPGHVSACHLNDGGVGV from the coding sequence ATGCAAGCCCCGATCATCGAATTGCGCGACGTCTCCAAGCGCTTCGTCAAGCCGCTCGACGCCGCCGCGCGCCTCGCCAACCTCATGGGCGCGAGCAATCGCGAGCAGGTCGTGCATGCGGTGGACGGCGTGGACCTCGCCGTGCGCGAGGGGGAGGTCGTCGGCCTTGTCGGCGAGTCAGGCTGCGGCAAGTCCACGCTGGGCCGCGTCGTCGCCGGCATCCATGCCCCAAGCTCCGGCGAACTGGTCTGGGAGGGTCGTCCCGTCTCCGCCCTCGACGGCGCCGGGAAGAAGGCCGCCACCCTTGCGGTCCAGATGATCTTCCAGGACCCGATGTCCTCGCTCAACCCGCGCCTGCGGGTCACCGACATCGTGGGCGAGGCGCCGGTGTTCCACGGGCTCGTCACCCGCGCGGAGCAGGAGGGCTATGTCGAGGCCATGCTTGAGCGGGTGGGCCTCGATCCCACCTATCGCCGCCGCTACCCCCACCAGTTCTCGGGCGGCCAGCGTGCGCGCATCGGCATCGCCCGGGCGCTGGCGGTCAACCCGCGCTTCCTTGTCTGCGACGAAAGCGTGGCCGCGCTCGACGTGTCCATCCAGGCGCAGGTGCTCAACCTTTTCATGAAGCTGAGGCAGGATCTCAAGCTCACCTATCTGTTCATCAGCCATGACCTCAGCGTGGTGCGCCACCTCTCCGACAAGGTTGTCATCATGTATCTGGGCCGTGTCGTGGAGGCCGCGAGCGCGGCGGACCTGTTCAGGGGGCCGAACCACCCCTACGCCCAGGCTCTCCTCGCCAATGTCCCGACGCTGGCCAGCCGGCACAAGCGTTTCGCCCCCCTCAAGGGCGAGATCCCCTCGCCGCTCAATCCGCCGGCGGGCTGCCACTTCCATCCCCGCTGTCCCATGGCGGGGGCGCGCTGCTCGGCCGAGCGCCCCGCCCTGCGCGAGATCGCGCCCGGCCATGTCAGCGCCTGCCACCTGAACGATGGCGGCGTGGGCGTCTGA
- a CDS encoding flagellar hook-basal body complex protein yields the protein MGVFGAMSTAISGLRSQSYALENISGNIANSRTAGFKRIDTSFGDLIPDAPASRQLAGSVLARSATTNSVQGDITASAIATNVAINGDGFFIVAKKQNELNGLPNFSQTNFYSRRGDFDFDRNGYLVNGAGYFLKGLNIDPITGNPKATEADVIRIPTDSLPPRGTTEIEYRATLPATPRTAAWVAANGAVGSELLGASTQFPASPAALNTIAASDSSTFEARSIQGGTITGYDTLGRPVPVRLAWAKTTSGMGTDAWSLYVQSDPAATGAAPAWTRAGASGAFTFDSNGKLTSAATTTLPTVTTNGLTLSGVSLTTGIGGTGMKQVNSTQNVGQLEANAIRQNGYAAGALQRTTINESGAVIGTYSNGQVATLAQLLTAQFSAPNALKRLDGGTFEETVEAGLPLVGSAASGGSQLVGGATEQSNADIADEFSKMIVTQQAYSANTRVITTSQQMLSDILNIIR from the coding sequence ATGGGTGTTTTTGGTGCAATGTCGACCGCGATATCTGGCCTGAGGTCTCAGTCCTATGCGCTGGAGAACATCTCGGGCAACATCGCCAACTCCCGCACTGCGGGCTTCAAGCGGATCGACACCAGCTTCGGCGATCTCATCCCCGACGCGCCCGCGAGCCGCCAGCTGGCCGGCTCGGTGCTGGCCCGCTCCGCTACCACCAACTCAGTCCAGGGCGACATCACCGCGAGCGCGATTGCCACCAACGTCGCGATCAACGGGGACGGCTTCTTCATCGTCGCCAAGAAGCAGAACGAGCTGAATGGCCTGCCGAACTTCTCGCAGACCAATTTCTACAGCCGGCGCGGCGATTTCGACTTCGACCGCAACGGCTATCTGGTCAACGGCGCGGGCTACTTCCTCAAGGGCCTCAACATCGACCCCATCACCGGCAACCCAAAGGCCACCGAGGCTGACGTGATCCGCATCCCCACCGACTCGCTGCCCCCGCGCGGCACTACCGAGATCGAGTATCGGGCCACGCTGCCGGCGACGCCACGAACCGCGGCCTGGGTGGCGGCCAATGGCGCCGTGGGCTCAGAACTGCTCGGAGCGTCGACGCAGTTCCCCGCCAGCCCGGCAGCGCTGAACACCATCGCAGCCTCCGACAGCTCCACCTTCGAGGCGCGGTCCATCCAGGGCGGCACGATCACGGGCTACGACACGCTTGGCCGTCCCGTCCCGGTGCGGCTGGCCTGGGCCAAAACCACCTCCGGCATGGGGACCGACGCCTGGAGCCTTTACGTCCAGAGCGACCCCGCAGCCACCGGCGCCGCCCCCGCCTGGACGCGCGCCGGCGCATCTGGCGCCTTCACCTTCGACAGCAATGGCAAACTGACCTCCGCCGCCACAACGACGCTGCCGACCGTCACGACCAACGGCCTCACGCTCTCGGGCGTCAGCCTGACCACCGGCATTGGCGGCACAGGCATGAAGCAGGTCAATTCCACACAGAATGTCGGCCAGCTCGAAGCGAACGCCATCCGGCAGAATGGCTACGCCGCCGGCGCGCTCCAGCGCACCACCATCAACGAAAGCGGCGCGGTGATCGGCACCTATTCAAACGGACAGGTCGCGACCCTCGCCCAGTTGCTCACCGCGCAGTTCTCCGCGCCGAACGCGCTCAAGCGCCTCGATGGCGGCACCTTCGAGGAGACGGTCGAAGCGGGCCTGCCCCTCGTCGGCTCGGCCGCCTCGGGCGGATCGCAGCTGGTGGGCGGCGCCACCGAGCAGTCCAACGCCGACATCGCGGACGAGTTCTCGAAGATGATCGTGACGCAGCAGGCCTACTCGGCCAACACCCGCGTCATCACCACTTCGCAGCAGATGCTGTCGGACATCCTGAACATCATCCGCTGA
- the flgK gene encoding flagellar hook-associated protein FlgK — MSLNGVMLNAVSGMRVTQAGLDVVSQNISNADSIGYVRRRLTVSEQALGDTSGFARADGVQRMLDRVVQRQLWNETSGAGYTAARSNALGALDQVYGPPTSTSTLGAVFGRFTQSLQKLQGDPSSNALRSGVITAAEEMANRLRSLSGGIQSLRREAEEGIAAGVTRVNEVIRQIQSVDSRIRESAGVNSSAPLRDERDRLVTELSRYIDIRTSENESGSLSIFTTYGITLFAGSNATVLTFDAAASVGPDQFWSPNDAERGVGTIRAQMGFGGSTDLIATNSIRSGELAAFIELRDRTLVQAQNQIDELAAAMASALSDREIAGTPVTAGAAAGFEVDIAGLAAGNQITMDYTDSVTGAKGRFTFVRADSAAAVARIAASGLNSGDNRVIGIDFTGFPTSMAAVTASIQAALDGGPLGVGFTASNTGGTILRIVDDGSGNTRNVDALTARPTVVGTTSAQPAPPAPRIAELPFFVDKGAPGNLYTGSFEGRSQLRGLSGRIEINPELVANKALLVQYSSNSTTPQGESTRVDLMLGRLTSSVRTFSPQTGIGGTASSLRSTIVNFAQRIVEAQGNTIESGRRLNDGQQIALNAIQSRFAEQSGVSVDQEMSDLVELQNAYAANARVISAVKELMDVLLRI, encoded by the coding sequence ATGAGCCTGAACGGGGTGATGCTGAATGCGGTGTCGGGGATGCGGGTCACGCAAGCCGGCCTCGACGTCGTTTCGCAAAACATCTCGAATGCAGACTCGATCGGCTATGTCCGGCGCCGCCTGACCGTCTCCGAGCAGGCGCTCGGCGACACCTCCGGCTTTGCCCGCGCCGATGGCGTGCAGCGCATGCTTGACAGGGTCGTCCAGCGGCAGCTCTGGAACGAAACCTCCGGCGCGGGCTACACGGCGGCGCGCAGCAATGCGCTCGGCGCGCTCGATCAGGTCTATGGCCCGCCCACCTCAACCTCCACTCTCGGTGCCGTGTTCGGCCGCTTCACCCAGTCGCTCCAGAAGCTTCAGGGCGATCCGTCGAGCAATGCGCTGCGCAGCGGCGTCATTACGGCCGCCGAGGAGATGGCGAACCGACTGCGCAGCCTCTCGGGCGGCATCCAGAGCCTGCGGCGTGAGGCCGAGGAAGGCATCGCAGCCGGGGTGACCCGCGTCAACGAGGTGATCAGGCAGATCCAGTCGGTCGACAGCCGCATTCGCGAAAGTGCCGGCGTCAATTCCTCCGCCCCGCTGCGCGATGAGCGCGACCGGCTCGTCACCGAGCTGTCGCGCTACATCGATATACGCACAAGCGAGAACGAGTCGGGCAGTCTGAGCATTTTCACGACCTACGGCATCACGCTCTTCGCAGGCTCCAACGCCACCGTGCTGACCTTCGACGCCGCCGCCAGCGTGGGCCCCGACCAGTTCTGGAGCCCCAACGACGCCGAGCGCGGAGTCGGCACCATCCGGGCGCAGATGGGCTTTGGCGGCTCCACGGACCTGATAGCCACCAACAGCATACGCTCGGGCGAACTTGCGGCCTTCATCGAGTTGCGCGACCGCACGCTGGTCCAGGCGCAGAACCAGATCGACGAGCTGGCCGCCGCCATGGCCAGCGCCCTTTCGGACCGCGAGATTGCAGGCACACCGGTCACGGCGGGCGCCGCGGCCGGCTTCGAGGTGGATATCGCCGGCCTCGCCGCCGGCAACCAGATCACCATGGACTACACCGACAGCGTCACCGGCGCGAAGGGCCGCTTCACCTTCGTCCGCGCCGACAGCGCTGCTGCCGTGGCCCGCATTGCGGCCTCCGGGCTCAACTCTGGCGACAACCGCGTCATCGGCATCGATTTCACCGGCTTTCCCACTTCGATGGCCGCCGTCACCGCCAGCATCCAGGCTGCGCTCGATGGTGGGCCGCTGGGCGTCGGCTTCACCGCCAGCAATACCGGCGGCACGATCCTGCGCATTGTTGATGACGGCTCGGGCAACACGCGCAATGTCGACGCGCTGACCGCCCGACCGACCGTAGTCGGCACGACCAGCGCGCAGCCCGCCCCGCCCGCGCCCCGCATCGCCGAACTGCCTTTCTTCGTGGACAAGGGCGCGCCGGGCAATCTCTACACCGGCTCGTTCGAGGGGCGCTCGCAGTTGCGCGGCCTCTCCGGCCGCATCGAAATCAACCCCGAACTGGTGGCCAACAAGGCGCTGCTGGTCCAGTACTCATCGAACAGCACGACGCCGCAGGGCGAATCCACGCGCGTCGACCTGATGCTGGGCCGCCTGACCAGTTCCGTCCGGACCTTCTCGCCGCAGACGGGGATTGGCGGCACGGCCTCCTCCTTGCGCTCGACGATCGTCAACTTCGCCCAGCGCATTGTCGAGGCGCAGGGCAACACCATCGAGAGCGGCCGTCGCCTCAATGACGGCCAGCAGATCGCGCTCAACGCCATCCAGTCCCGCTTCGCGGAACAGTCTGGCGTCAGCGTCGATCAGGAAATGTCCGATCTGGTTGAACTGCAGAACGCCTACGCCGCCAATGCACGCGTCATCTCCGCCGTGAAGGAGTTGATGGACGTGCTGCTGCGGATCTGA